A single region of the Aeromonas hydrophila subsp. hydrophila ATCC 7966 genome encodes:
- a CDS encoding heavy metal translocating P-type ATPase, whose amino-acid sequence MTTHLQSPIHLQLPLSGMSCANCAGRITTALNKLDGVQATVNFALEQAAIDLASPDRLPAVLESIKAQGYDYGSETILFQITGMTCAGCSARLNKMLAALPGVISADVNFSIEQARIVLVPGMQTPAGLREQIEALGFGAQLAQGSASGRRQQLLEREAQEAASARQAQTRVIVSALLTLPLLAGMLAMAGLLPWHLPAWLELVLATPVQFWIGARFYRGAWLAIKNRSANMDVLVATGTSAAYFYSLYLLLTLGMAASGQLYFEASAIIITLISLGKLLEARARRSTQSAIRELMALRPETATVWRGESWQSVAIDEVLRGDRLRVLVGERVPVDGRIVSGASELDESILTGESLPVPRGEGDKVLGGAINRSGVLEIEATTVGEDSSLSKIIALVENAQMGKAPLQQLVDKVSAVFVPVVMAIALFTLLVWYAISNDFGQALLAAVAVLVIACPCALGLATPAAIVTGTGVAARHGILIKDVDTLQKAHAIKALIFDKTGTLTQGRPVLASWSGNDEQLRLAAALQQASEHPLALAMREAVGKEATLPQPEAVEVRVGAGIVGQVAGHRVAIGNGSLLAQLGIEPPQQDEQAADGATRVWVAIDGVVAGIAALADTLRPESPDAIATLRQRGIASWLVSGDAPAPVAHIAAKLGLDGAFDSVLPAGKVEKVEALRAQTSGLVAMVGDGVNDAPALAAADVGIAMGSGSDVAMETASITLMRSDPRLVADAIDISAATWRTIQQNLFWAFVFNIIGIPLAALGYLSPELAGAAMALSSITVLSNSLLLKRWQPRALAHVSTESNR is encoded by the coding sequence ATGACCACTCATCTTCAATCACCCATTCATCTGCAGTTGCCGCTCAGCGGCATGAGCTGCGCCAACTGCGCCGGCCGCATCACGACCGCCCTCAACAAGCTCGACGGGGTGCAGGCGACCGTCAACTTCGCACTGGAACAGGCCGCCATCGACCTTGCCAGCCCCGACCGTTTGCCGGCGGTGCTGGAGAGCATCAAAGCGCAGGGTTACGACTACGGCAGCGAGACCATACTGTTTCAAATAACCGGCATGACCTGTGCCGGTTGCTCGGCCCGCCTGAACAAGATGCTGGCGGCGCTGCCCGGCGTCATCTCCGCCGACGTCAACTTCTCCATCGAGCAGGCCCGTATTGTGCTGGTACCCGGGATGCAGACGCCCGCAGGCCTGCGCGAGCAGATCGAGGCGCTCGGCTTTGGCGCCCAGCTGGCGCAGGGCTCGGCCAGCGGCCGCCGTCAGCAGTTGCTGGAGCGGGAAGCGCAGGAGGCCGCCAGCGCCCGTCAGGCGCAGACCCGGGTCATCGTCTCGGCCCTGCTGACCCTGCCGCTGCTGGCGGGCATGCTGGCCATGGCCGGTCTGCTGCCCTGGCATCTGCCTGCCTGGCTGGAGCTGGTGCTCGCCACCCCGGTGCAGTTCTGGATCGGCGCCCGCTTCTATCGCGGTGCCTGGCTCGCCATCAAGAACCGCTCCGCCAACATGGATGTGCTGGTGGCAACCGGTACCAGTGCGGCCTACTTCTACAGCCTCTATCTACTGTTGACCCTGGGGATGGCCGCCAGCGGCCAGCTCTATTTCGAGGCGAGCGCCATCATCATCACCCTGATCTCTCTCGGCAAGTTGCTGGAGGCACGGGCCAGACGCAGCACACAGTCCGCCATTCGCGAACTGATGGCGCTGCGGCCGGAAACGGCCACCGTCTGGCGTGGCGAGAGCTGGCAGAGCGTGGCCATCGACGAGGTGCTGCGCGGCGATCGGTTGCGGGTACTGGTGGGTGAGCGGGTGCCGGTGGATGGCAGAATCGTGAGCGGCGCCAGCGAGCTGGACGAGTCGATCCTCACCGGCGAGAGCCTGCCAGTGCCCCGCGGCGAGGGCGACAAGGTGCTGGGCGGCGCCATCAACCGCTCCGGCGTGCTGGAAATTGAAGCCACTACCGTGGGGGAGGACTCCAGCCTCAGCAAGATCATCGCACTGGTGGAAAACGCCCAGATGGGCAAGGCGCCGCTGCAGCAGCTGGTGGACAAGGTCTCCGCCGTGTTCGTGCCGGTGGTGATGGCCATCGCCCTGTTCACCCTGCTGGTGTGGTACGCCATCAGCAACGACTTCGGTCAGGCGCTGCTGGCGGCGGTGGCTGTGCTGGTGATCGCCTGTCCCTGTGCGCTGGGGTTGGCGACGCCGGCGGCCATTGTCACCGGTACCGGGGTGGCGGCGCGCCACGGCATTCTGATCAAGGATGTCGATACCCTGCAGAAGGCCCACGCCATCAAGGCGCTGATCTTCGACAAGACCGGCACCCTGACCCAGGGCCGGCCGGTGCTGGCCAGCTGGAGCGGCAACGACGAGCAACTGCGCCTCGCCGCCGCCCTGCAGCAGGCGAGCGAACACCCGCTGGCGCTGGCCATGCGCGAGGCAGTCGGCAAGGAGGCTACGCTGCCTCAGCCGGAGGCGGTGGAGGTGCGGGTCGGGGCCGGTATTGTCGGTCAGGTCGCCGGCCACAGGGTCGCCATCGGCAATGGCTCTTTGCTGGCCCAGCTCGGTATTGAACCGCCACAACAGGATGAACAAGCCGCCGACGGCGCGACCCGGGTCTGGGTGGCCATCGACGGCGTGGTGGCCGGCATAGCCGCATTGGCGGATACCCTGCGCCCCGAGAGCCCGGATGCCATCGCCACCCTGCGTCAGCGCGGCATCGCCAGCTGGCTGGTGAGCGGTGATGCGCCGGCACCGGTGGCCCATATCGCCGCCAAGCTGGGGCTGGACGGGGCCTTCGACTCAGTGCTGCCGGCCGGCAAGGTGGAGAAAGTGGAGGCGCTGCGGGCGCAAACCAGCGGGCTGGTCGCCATGGTGGGGGACGGGGTGAACGACGCCCCGGCGCTGGCGGCGGCGGATGTGGGGATCGCCATGGGCTCCGGCTCCGATGTGGCGATGGAGACCGCCTCCATCACCCTGATGCGGTCTGACCCGCGGCTGGTGGCCGATGCCATCGACATCTCGGCAGCCACCTGGCGCACCATCCAGCAGAACCTGTTCTGGGCCTTCGTGTTCAACATTATCGGCATTCCGCTGGCGGCGCTGGGTTACCTCAGCCCCGAGCTGGCGGGGGCGGCCATGGCCTTGAGCAGCATCACAGTATTGAGCAATTCCCTGCTATTGAAACGCTGGCAGCCGCGGGCTCTCGCCCATGTCAGCACAGAATCGAACCGTTAA
- a CDS encoding glycosyltransferase family 9 protein — protein sequence MKYLVVQTKQIGDVLISTALCNNLKQNDPSGEVHYLVMDYCAGMAQGNPNIDRLIIIEKARRNQWRYMKDLLLAIRRERYDVVVNSQGQMIGLLSCLFSGARLRIGFDSFPWRLGHNRIVHFRKDTEFQGNSTLVDDRFSLLKPLKLASEDRNYYLWLSEEEKQQGKDALLAAGVDLSRPLIAMGVNSLGHYKRWPIDCFAKVAQWLIEQHDAQILIYCGPGEEEYNRGLKPLLPAALQASVFDHIKTRSVRELVGLFAHCRLFVGNDTGPRHMAQAIDLPLLTIVAPGGDKIIANPVNHPRYQAIDVFDAKGPDFQLPQNAEKDFIDEALLRAITPELVIERLTALPGWQAATP from the coding sequence ATGAAATACCTTGTAGTTCAAACCAAACAGATAGGGGATGTGCTGATCTCCACCGCACTGTGCAACAACCTCAAGCAGAATGACCCAAGCGGCGAGGTTCACTATCTGGTCATGGATTATTGCGCGGGTATGGCGCAGGGCAATCCCAATATCGATCGGCTCATCATCATCGAGAAGGCCAGGCGCAACCAGTGGCGCTACATGAAGGATCTGCTGCTGGCCATTCGCCGCGAGCGCTATGATGTGGTGGTCAACAGCCAGGGCCAGATGATCGGCCTGCTCAGCTGCCTCTTCTCCGGCGCCCGCCTGCGCATCGGGTTTGACTCCTTCCCCTGGCGGCTCGGCCACAACCGCATCGTGCATTTTCGCAAAGACACCGAATTTCAGGGCAACAGCACCCTGGTCGACGATCGCTTCTCGCTGCTCAAGCCGCTCAAGCTGGCCAGCGAGGATCGCAACTACTACCTCTGGCTGAGTGAAGAAGAGAAGCAACAAGGAAAGGATGCCCTGCTGGCCGCCGGCGTCGACCTGAGCCGCCCGCTGATCGCCATGGGCGTCAACTCGCTCGGGCACTACAAGCGCTGGCCCATCGACTGCTTCGCCAAGGTCGCCCAGTGGCTGATCGAGCAGCACGACGCCCAGATCCTGATCTACTGCGGACCGGGGGAAGAGGAGTACAACCGCGGCCTGAAACCGCTGCTGCCCGCAGCCCTGCAAGCCAGCGTCTTCGACCACATCAAGACCCGCTCGGTACGGGAACTGGTGGGGCTGTTCGCCCACTGCCGGCTGTTTGTCGGCAATGACACCGGTCCCCGTCACATGGCGCAAGCCATCGACCTGCCCCTGCTGACCATAGTGGCCCCGGGCGGCGACAAGATCATCGCCAACCCGGTCAACCACCCCCGTTATCAGGCCATCGATGTGTTCGATGCCAAGGGACCCGACTTCCAACTGCCACAAAACGCGGAAAAGGACTTCATCGACGAAGCCCTGCTGCGCGCCATCACGCCCGAGCTGGTGATTGAGCGGCTGACAGCGCTGCCTGGTTGGCAAGCAGCCACGCCCTGA
- the rph gene encoding ribonuclease PH: protein MSRPSDRTAAQLRPVTITRHFTKHAEGSVLVEFGNTRVLCTASVDTSVPRFLKGKNQGWVTAEYGMLPRSTHSRMNREAASGKQSGRTLEISRLIARSLRAAVDLTALGEHSITVDCDVLQADGGTRTAAITGACVALVDALNWMVEKGMLKQSPLKQMIAAVSVGMYQGEAICDLEYIEDSAAETDMNVVMTEDGRIIEVQGTAEAEPFTHEELLEMLALAKGGIADIIALQKQSLA from the coding sequence ATGTCACGTCCCAGCGATCGCACTGCCGCGCAGCTTCGTCCGGTCACCATTACCCGCCACTTCACCAAGCATGCTGAAGGGTCCGTGCTGGTGGAATTCGGCAACACCCGCGTGCTCTGCACCGCCAGCGTCGACACCAGCGTGCCGCGCTTCCTGAAAGGGAAGAATCAGGGCTGGGTGACCGCCGAGTACGGCATGCTGCCGCGCTCCACCCACTCCCGGATGAATCGCGAAGCGGCCTCCGGCAAGCAGAGCGGCCGCACTCTGGAGATCTCCCGGCTGATCGCCCGCTCCCTGCGCGCGGCGGTAGACCTGACCGCGCTGGGCGAACACTCCATCACAGTTGACTGCGACGTGCTGCAGGCCGACGGTGGCACCCGCACCGCCGCCATTACAGGTGCCTGCGTGGCGCTGGTGGATGCGCTGAACTGGATGGTCGAGAAGGGCATGCTCAAGCAGAGCCCGCTCAAGCAGATGATCGCGGCCGTCTCCGTCGGCATGTATCAGGGCGAAGCCATCTGCGATCTGGAGTACATCGAAGACTCCGCCGCCGAGACCGACATGAACGTGGTGATGACCGAAGATGGTCGCATCATCGAGGTGCAGGGCACCGCGGAGGCCGAACCCTTCACCCATGAAGAGCTGCTGGAGATGCTGGCGCTCGCCAAGGGCGGCATCGCCGACATCATTGCGCTGCAGAAGCAGTCACTTGCATGA
- a CDS encoding GGDEF domain-containing protein yields MTQSVTRQVKQAIMAQLYTHASFSLPCLGLLALGWSLLFHDYLPAAEALGWLAGVLLLLICRGWHLRWRQPRLAQIPLPVLERELFIGVTITSIIWALGVLLYMDKLPDTYRAAMMMLSSLILTGSAIMLFGSRRSLYGAVLPLGLAMLFELGAGNEQERIVSCMLAGYLFVFLPTLLRRLRRDQVASLYHRFSNADLVAELKAVSEHLKLTSRLDGLTGIANRAHLDYCLERAWRRCHRARAPLSLVLVDVDYFKQFNDLYGHQLGDECLQQVAGLLAEVQRREDDLAARYGGEEFALLLPCTSMQGALQIAENVRVALKDLSIPHQKSLVSGRVSCSFGVATLVPDQSLSISELIQKADAALYQAKHNGRDRIEVALMGKVA; encoded by the coding sequence TTGACCCAGAGTGTGACACGTCAGGTGAAGCAGGCCATCATGGCCCAGCTCTATACCCACGCCTCATTCAGCCTGCCTTGCTTGGGTCTGCTGGCGCTTGGCTGGAGCCTGCTGTTCCACGACTACCTGCCCGCCGCCGAGGCGCTCGGCTGGCTGGCCGGGGTGTTGCTGCTGCTGATCTGCCGAGGTTGGCACCTGCGCTGGCGCCAGCCCAGGCTGGCCCAGATTCCGCTGCCGGTGCTGGAGCGCGAGCTCTTCATCGGGGTGACCATCACCTCCATCATCTGGGCCCTGGGCGTGCTGCTTTATATGGACAAGCTGCCCGATACCTATCGCGCGGCCATGATGATGCTCTCCAGCCTGATCCTCACCGGCAGCGCCATCATGCTGTTTGGCAGCCGCCGCTCGCTCTACGGCGCCGTCTTGCCGCTCGGGCTGGCCATGCTGTTCGAGCTGGGGGCGGGCAACGAGCAGGAGCGGATCGTCTCCTGCATGCTGGCGGGCTACCTGTTCGTCTTCCTGCCGACCCTGCTGCGCCGCCTGCGGCGGGATCAGGTGGCCTCGCTTTATCACCGTTTCTCCAACGCCGATCTGGTGGCCGAGCTGAAGGCGGTCTCCGAGCACCTCAAGCTCACCTCCCGCTTGGACGGGCTGACCGGCATCGCCAACCGGGCCCACCTCGACTACTGCCTCGAACGCGCCTGGCGTCGCTGTCACCGGGCCCGGGCGCCCCTGTCACTGGTGCTGGTGGATGTGGACTACTTCAAGCAATTCAACGACCTCTATGGCCATCAGCTGGGTGACGAGTGTCTGCAGCAGGTGGCGGGTCTGCTGGCCGAAGTGCAGCGGCGCGAGGACGATCTCGCCGCCCGCTATGGCGGCGAGGAGTTCGCCCTGTTGCTGCCCTGTACCAGCATGCAGGGGGCGCTGCAGATCGCCGAGAACGTGCGGGTGGCGCTGAAGGATTTGAGCATTCCCCATCAGAAATCCCTGGTTTCCGGCCGGGTCAGCTGCAGCTTCGGGGTGGCGACCCTGGTGCCGGATCAGAGCCTCTCCATCAGCGAGCTGATTCAAAAAGCGGATGCGGCCCTCTACCAGGCCAAGCATAATGGGCGGGATCGTATCGAAGTAGCCTTGATGGGTAAGGTTGCCTGA
- the cueR gene encoding Cu(I)-responsive transcriptional regulator: MNISKVAKATGLTAKTIRYYESIGLISAPVRSDNGYRSYTEGALRELRFVKRARETGFNLEECQELLALYRDEHRTSAQVKKLAQEKIVDLRARIAGLQAMLSSLEGLVGCCHGDENPECPILDELERG, from the coding sequence ATGAACATCAGCAAGGTAGCCAAGGCGACGGGACTGACCGCCAAGACCATTCGCTACTACGAGAGCATCGGCCTCATCTCGGCGCCGGTCCGCAGCGACAACGGCTACCGCAGTTACACCGAGGGGGCGCTGCGCGAGCTGCGTTTCGTCAAGCGGGCGCGGGAGACCGGCTTCAACCTGGAGGAGTGCCAGGAGCTGCTGGCGCTCTATCGGGACGAGCACAGAACCAGCGCTCAGGTGAAGAAGCTGGCGCAGGAGAAGATCGTCGATCTGCGCGCCCGCATCGCTGGCTTGCAGGCCATGCTCAGCTCCCTCGAGGGGCTGGTCGGCTGCTGCCACGGGGATGAAAACCCAGAGTGCCCTATCCTCGACGAGCTGGAGCGCGGCTGA
- a CDS encoding glycosyltransferase family 25 protein yields MIPVFVISLARSVERRAMVVQQMAHLGIDFEFVDATDGKTLSNAELAKVDLALAKEVCGHALSFGEIGCAMSHIRVYERVVAEGIDRCVVLEDDIYLHMHSKAIIETIVHSCQSEIVFLHHGKAKRWPFLSSLPGGYRLARYLTPSRSSKRGVLSTAGYVLTLAGAKKLLQCAYPLRMPSDYLTGRLQLNGLSASGVEPCCLDVDLFTTTIDDRAYGHYLK; encoded by the coding sequence ATGATTCCGGTTTTTGTCATCAGTTTGGCTCGCAGCGTTGAGCGACGGGCGATGGTTGTCCAGCAGATGGCGCATCTGGGCATAGATTTCGAGTTTGTAGATGCAACCGACGGAAAGACGCTGAGCAATGCCGAGCTGGCCAAGGTGGATTTGGCGCTGGCGAAAGAAGTGTGTGGCCATGCACTGAGTTTTGGCGAGATTGGTTGTGCCATGAGCCATATCCGAGTTTATGAGCGCGTCGTCGCCGAGGGTATCGATCGCTGCGTGGTGCTTGAGGATGACATCTACCTGCACATGCACAGCAAGGCGATCATCGAGACGATAGTGCACTCCTGCCAGTCCGAGATCGTCTTCCTGCATCATGGCAAAGCCAAGCGCTGGCCATTCCTGTCATCCCTGCCCGGTGGCTACCGGCTTGCCAGATACCTGACGCCCAGCCGCTCCTCCAAGCGAGGAGTGCTCTCTACCGCTGGGTATGTGCTGACCCTGGCCGGGGCGAAAAAATTATTGCAGTGCGCCTATCCGCTGCGGATGCCCTCCGACTATCTGACCGGCCGCTTGCAGCTCAACGGCCTGTCGGCCTCCGGGGTGGAGCCCTGCTGTCTGGATGTGGATCTGTTCACCACCACCATAGATGACAGAGCCTACGGCCACTATCTGAAATAG
- a CDS encoding YicC/YloC family endoribonuclease, giving the protein MIHSMTAYARKELKGDWGTAVWEIRSVNQRYLETYIRLPEQLRSLEPVLRERFRAKLQRGKVECNLRFEAAQAAASQLHINEELAKLIIDSANWVMKEAGQGQLNPVDVLRWPGVMAAAEQDMDAVATELLGGFDLTMEDFLASRASEGANLKALIEQRLAGIQVEVKKVRVHLPQIIEWQRQKLTDRLAEAKVELDPARIEQEIVLLAQKIDVAEELDRLEMHISETNKIMKKGGACGRRLDFMMQEFNRESNTLGSKSINAEVTQSAVELKVLIEQMREQIQNIE; this is encoded by the coding sequence ATGATTCACAGCATGACCGCCTACGCCCGCAAGGAACTCAAGGGCGACTGGGGCACAGCCGTTTGGGAAATTCGTTCGGTCAACCAGCGCTATCTGGAGACCTACATTCGCCTGCCGGAACAACTGCGCAGCCTGGAGCCGGTTCTGCGTGAGCGCTTCCGCGCCAAGCTGCAGCGCGGCAAGGTGGAGTGCAACCTGCGCTTTGAGGCCGCGCAGGCCGCTGCCAGCCAGCTGCACATCAATGAAGAGCTGGCCAAGCTCATCATCGACAGCGCCAACTGGGTGATGAAAGAGGCGGGACAGGGTCAGCTCAACCCGGTCGACGTGCTGCGCTGGCCGGGCGTGATGGCTGCCGCCGAGCAGGACATGGATGCGGTCGCCACCGAGCTGCTGGGTGGATTTGACCTGACCATGGAAGATTTCCTCGCCTCCCGCGCCAGCGAAGGGGCCAACCTCAAGGCCCTGATCGAACAGCGTCTGGCCGGCATTCAGGTAGAAGTGAAGAAGGTGCGCGTGCACCTGCCGCAGATCATCGAGTGGCAGCGCCAGAAGCTCACCGACCGGCTGGCCGAAGCCAAGGTGGAGCTGGATCCGGCCCGTATCGAGCAGGAGATCGTGCTGCTTGCCCAGAAGATCGACGTGGCCGAAGAGCTGGATCGCCTGGAGATGCACATCAGCGAGACCAACAAGATCATGAAGAAGGGTGGCGCCTGTGGCCGTCGTCTCGACTTCATGATGCAGGAGTTCAACCGCGAGTCGAACACCCTCGGTTCCAAGTCCATCAACGCCGAGGTGACCCAGTCCGCCGTCGAGCTGAAGGTGCTCATCGAGCAGATGCGCGAACAAATTCAGAACATCGAGTAA
- a CDS encoding O-antigen ligase family protein — MPSKRNIELLDRITTALFGLTIIFSFCGLFLAPFGQSIQSNLLAVTGIFGLLNYFVGKQRDVGLKDRRILWGLLVYAAMIFVNRLIHGDQYGVMRGLFYVLVFALMMPRKPSLLMLGYLAIVLGGMGLGILSIWQYQHGIDRVEGFTNAILFSQAALTLVILNWFVFQQERLPGWLRGGSLVGLMAALFALYLSQSRGVWLAFGVILAYVICYKAYFKPWKYVAVAMLCVASIGVIYHTNQLVQSRVHSAVSDLKLVEEGSYDSSWGLRVVAWQSAWLGFLDAPLAGVGTNGFDALKRRQAESGVLSPSILSSELAHAHNQYMQNLVIRGSIGFIALVIFLGLPLYLAANNISRISAGVLVPLAFVINSLSDVPFEHQGVLYLYTLSLVFIWFAHEFKKDTCTS, encoded by the coding sequence ATGCCCAGTAAAAGAAATATTGAATTGTTAGATAGAATTACCACTGCCCTGTTTGGGCTGACCATCATCTTTTCTTTTTGTGGCCTGTTTCTGGCCCCTTTCGGCCAGAGCATTCAATCCAATCTGCTGGCCGTGACCGGTATATTCGGTTTGTTGAATTACTTTGTTGGCAAACAACGGGATGTGGGGCTCAAAGATCGTCGCATTCTCTGGGGTCTGCTGGTCTATGCTGCCATGATCTTCGTCAACCGGTTGATCCACGGTGATCAATACGGGGTCATGCGCGGGCTGTTTTATGTCCTCGTTTTTGCGCTGATGATGCCGCGCAAGCCGAGCCTGTTGATGCTGGGTTATCTGGCCATCGTGCTGGGCGGGATGGGATTGGGTATCCTCAGCATCTGGCAATACCAGCACGGCATTGACAGGGTGGAAGGGTTTACCAATGCCATTCTCTTTTCGCAGGCCGCGCTGACCTTAGTCATTCTCAACTGGTTCGTCTTTCAGCAGGAACGGCTGCCTGGATGGTTGAGAGGGGGGAGCCTAGTTGGTTTGATGGCAGCCCTGTTTGCACTTTATCTCTCCCAGAGCCGGGGGGTCTGGCTCGCCTTCGGAGTCATTCTCGCCTACGTCATCTGCTACAAAGCCTACTTCAAGCCGTGGAAATACGTTGCGGTAGCCATGCTTTGCGTGGCTTCAATTGGAGTTATTTATCATACCAATCAGCTGGTACAGAGCAGGGTTCACTCTGCCGTGTCGGATCTCAAGTTGGTAGAGGAAGGCTCATATGATTCATCTTGGGGCTTGCGCGTTGTGGCATGGCAGAGCGCCTGGCTAGGATTTTTGGATGCACCCTTGGCCGGGGTGGGGACAAATGGGTTTGACGCACTGAAGCGGAGGCAGGCTGAGAGCGGAGTGCTATCTCCATCGATTCTTAGCTCGGAGCTGGCCCATGCCCATAACCAATATATGCAGAATCTGGTGATCCGCGGCAGCATAGGATTTATTGCACTGGTGATCTTTCTTGGCCTGCCGCTCTATCTGGCGGCGAACAATATAAGCAGGATTTCGGCGGGTGTGCTGGTTCCCCTCGCGTTTGTCATTAACTCCCTAAGCGATGTGCCGTTTGAGCATCAAGGGGTGCTCTATCTGTACACGCTCAGCCTGGTTTTCATCTGGTTTGCCCATGAGTTTAAAAAGGATACCTGTACGTCATGA
- the pyrE gene encoding orotate phosphoribosyltransferase — protein MKAYQRQFIEFALEKQVLKFGEFTLKSGRKSPYFFNAGLFNSGRDLARLGRVYAAALMDAGIEFDVLFGPAYKGIPIASATAVQLVEQHDVDVPWCFNRKEAKDHGEGGNLVGSPLKGRIMLVDDVITAGTAIRESMDLIQANGASLAGVLIALDRQEKGKGELSAIQEVERDYGAHIIAIIQMSDLIQYLEEKQAEQPELAAQLAAMKAYRTQYGI, from the coding sequence ATGAAAGCCTACCAGCGTCAATTTATCGAGTTCGCCCTGGAGAAGCAGGTCCTCAAATTCGGTGAATTTACCCTGAAATCCGGTCGTAAAAGCCCCTACTTCTTCAACGCCGGTCTGTTCAACAGCGGCCGCGATCTGGCCCGTCTCGGCCGCGTCTATGCCGCCGCCCTGATGGATGCCGGCATCGAGTTTGATGTGCTGTTTGGCCCGGCCTACAAGGGGATCCCCATCGCTTCCGCCACCGCGGTACAGCTGGTGGAGCAGCACGACGTGGACGTGCCTTGGTGTTTCAACCGCAAGGAGGCCAAGGATCACGGCGAGGGCGGCAATCTGGTGGGCAGCCCGCTCAAGGGGCGGATCATGCTGGTGGATGACGTCATCACTGCCGGCACCGCCATCCGCGAATCCATGGATCTGATCCAGGCCAACGGCGCCTCCCTGGCCGGCGTACTGATCGCGCTGGACCGTCAGGAGAAGGGCAAGGGCGAGCTTTCCGCCATTCAGGAAGTGGAGCGTGACTACGGCGCCCACATCATCGCCATCATCCAGATGAGCGATCTGATCCAGTATCTGGAAGAGAAGCAGGCCGAGCAGCCGGAGTTGGCGGCGCAACTGGCCGCCATGAAGGCTTACCGCACCCAGTACGGTATCTGA
- a CDS encoding glycosyltransferase family 9 protein, with protein sequence MNLKKLLTHSIARWLIGRAPDATPCPAGAKVERVLVVGYDAIGDFILTLPAIARLREMYPAARLELVCSQRNQLLAASVAGIDECHVITLNDTLWSSSMWCKLRELRQRQYDLVINLFDEPDDIAMAKLLLLANGRLQSLPLRFKSDGQQKLLPLFNKKACIVSSRPVRDHFVYRMLSVAGDAAGVPATVPSPCNEQLDTSAYGRYLLVNLTGSQVGNSMTEAQIDGILTQLPTYPEISYLVFSRQPVACPRQDMRVLFPDTILDAAKIIKDARGVISTDTSIIHISSSFGVPTLVLMNNERWRDAFIPLAGRNIILRSTTDKLAALSPAEISRQVDALIAL encoded by the coding sequence ATGAATCTCAAGAAGTTGCTTACCCATTCCATTGCCAGATGGCTGATCGGCAGAGCGCCTGACGCCACCCCATGCCCCGCCGGGGCGAAGGTGGAGAGGGTGCTGGTGGTCGGTTATGACGCCATCGGCGATTTCATTCTCACCCTGCCCGCCATTGCTCGGCTCAGAGAGATGTACCCCGCCGCGCGCCTCGAGCTGGTGTGCAGCCAGCGCAACCAGCTGCTGGCGGCGTCGGTCGCCGGGATCGATGAGTGTCACGTGATCACCCTGAACGACACCCTGTGGTCGTCGAGCATGTGGTGCAAGCTGCGTGAACTCAGGCAACGGCAGTATGATCTGGTGATCAATCTATTTGACGAGCCCGACGATATCGCCATGGCCAAGTTGTTGTTGCTGGCCAACGGGCGCTTGCAGTCGTTGCCCCTGCGCTTCAAGAGTGACGGGCAGCAGAAGTTGCTGCCGCTGTTCAACAAGAAGGCCTGCATAGTGTCGTCACGCCCAGTCAGGGATCACTTCGTCTATCGCATGCTCAGCGTGGCAGGTGATGCGGCTGGCGTGCCGGCCACAGTACCGTCACCCTGCAATGAGCAGCTCGATACCAGCGCGTATGGCCGCTATCTGCTGGTCAACCTGACGGGCAGCCAGGTCGGCAACTCGATGACGGAGGCGCAGATCGACGGGATCCTGACCCAGTTGCCGACCTATCCGGAGATCTCCTACCTGGTATTCTCCAGGCAGCCCGTGGCGTGCCCGCGGCAGGACATGAGAGTGCTGTTTCCCGACACCATTCTCGATGCCGCCAAGATCATCAAGGATGCGCGAGGGGTCATCTCGACCGATACCTCCATCATCCATATCTCCTCTTCCTTCGGGGTGCCCACCCTGGTGTTGATGAACAACGAGCGCTGGCGCGATGCCTTCATTCCGCTGGCGGGTCGCAATATCATCCTGCGCTCGACCACGGACAAGCTGGCGGCCCTATCACCGGCGGAGATCAGCCGCCAGGTCGATGCCCTGATTGCGCTCTAG